In Drosophila pseudoobscura strain MV-25-SWS-2005 chromosome 4, UCI_Dpse_MV25, whole genome shotgun sequence, the following proteins share a genomic window:
- the eRF3 gene encoding eukaryotic peptide chain release factor GTP-binding subunit ERF3A isoform X2 has translation MIKQNGGVNQSTCSKKYSKKKTDPADSWDVDDDTVITPEDEEAEDEFVEGEATPKVSKKKIVKVEENRSKREHVNVVFIGHVDAGKSTIGGQIMSLTGMVDKRTLEKYEREAREKSRESWYLSWALDTNQEERDKGKTVEVGRAFFETDRKHFTILDAPGHKSFVPNMIGGAAQADLAVLVISARKGEFETGFDRGGQTREHAMLAKTAGVKHLVVLVNKMDDPTVSWDQTRYNECKDKILPYLKKLGFNPAKDLTFMPCSGLSGYGLKDQIPESICQWYRGPAFIPFIDELPSLNRKSDGPFIMPIVDKYKDMGTVVMGKVESGMARKGQNLLVMPNRTQVAVDQLFSDDFEVTSVGPGENVKIKLKGIEEEDVSPGFVLCDATNPIKTGKIFDAQVVILEHKSIICAGYSAVMHIHCAAEEVTVKALICLVDKKSGDKSKTRPRFVKQDQVAIMRIECSGMICLEQFKLFPQMGRFTLRDENKTIAIGKVLKVVE, from the exons ATGATTAAACAAAACGGCGGCGTCAACCAGAGCACTTGCTCAAAGAAATATTCGAAGAAAA AAACTGATCCCGCTGATAGTTGGGATGTAGATGACGATACAGTCATAACTCCTGAAGACGAAGAGGCCGAAGATGAGTTTGTTGAGGGCGAGGCTACGCCGAAGGTGTCCAAAAAGAAGATCGTCAAAGTCGAGGAGAACAGAAGCAAGCGGGAGCACGTGAACGTTGTGTTCATTGGTCATGTTG ATGCTGGAAAATCAACAATTGGTGGACAGATCATGTCGCTCACAGGAATGGTGGACAAGCGGACGCTGGAGAAGTACGAGCGGGAAGCACGTGAAAAGTCGCGAGAGAGCTGGTACCTCTCCTGGGCGCTGGACACAAACCAAGAGGAGCGTGACAAGGGGAAGACCGTGGAGGTGGGACGAGCCTTCTTCGAGACGGACCGCAAGCACTTCACAATCCTCGATGCCCCAGGCCACAAGAGCTTTGTGCCCAACATGATTGGCGGAGCGGCACAAGCAGATCTGGCTGTTCTGGTCATATCGGCGAGAAAGGGTGAATTCGAGACGGGATTTGATCGAGGCGGGCAGACCCGAGAGCACGCTATGTTGGCCAAGACAGCGGGCGTTAAGCATCTGGTCGTGCTGGTTAACAAAATGGACGATCCCACAGTCAGTTGGGATCAGACGCGGTACAACGAATGCAAAGACAAGATACTACCATACCTCAAGAAGCTGGGCTTCAATCCAGCCAAGGATCTTACCTTTATGCCTTGCTCCGGCCTCAGCGGCTACGGCCTAAAGGATCAAATTCCAGAGTCCATCTGTCAATGGTACAGAGGGCCCGCGTTCATACCATTCATCGACGAACTGCCCTCACTCAATCGCAAGTCTGACGGGCCCTTCATCATGCCCATTGTCGATAAATACAAGGATATGGGAACAGTCGTGATGGGCAAAGTGGAGTCCGGAATGGCGCGAAAGGGTCAAAATTTGCTGGTGATGCCAAACAGG ACACAAGTGGCCGTAGATCAACTGTTCTCCGACGACTTTGAAGTCACATCTGTTGGTCCCGGCGAGAATGTCAAGATCAAGCTGAAA GGCATCGAGGAAGAGGATGTCTCGCCTGGTTTTGTACTCTGCGATGCCACTAATCCCATTAAGACGGGAAAAATCTTTGATGCTCAGGTCGTTATATTAGAACATAAATCAATTATCTGTGCGGGTTACTCGGCCGTCATGCACATACACTGCGCTGCCGAAGAGGTCACAGTAAAG GCCCTCATCTGTTTGGTCGACAAAAAGTCTGGTGACAAATCAAAAACACGTCCACGGTTCGTTAAGCAGGATCAGGTTGCAATTATGCGAATCGAATGCTCCGGAATGATTTGCCTTGAACAGTTTAAGCTCTTCCCACAAATGGGCCGCTTCACGCTAAGAGATGAAA ACAAAACCATTGCCATTGGCAAGGTACTGAAGGTGGTCGAATAA
- the eRF3 gene encoding eukaryotic peptide chain release factor GTP-binding subunit ERF3A isoform X1, with protein sequence MAAQENSDLSTKFSTLNVNAVEFVPSFSYGGPASTAAVVSAQAEGEAPPPADTQPPGAGSGSGSATPATTPDSTGSGGSTNALVAAGAVATASAAGPAEAQAGSSSAAASNSASPAPGSPATTPSTAAAGPIENLSATDKIANNETDPADSWDVDDDTVITPEDEEAEDEFVEGEATPKVSKKKIVKVEENRSKREHVNVVFIGHVDAGKSTIGGQIMSLTGMVDKRTLEKYEREAREKSRESWYLSWALDTNQEERDKGKTVEVGRAFFETDRKHFTILDAPGHKSFVPNMIGGAAQADLAVLVISARKGEFETGFDRGGQTREHAMLAKTAGVKHLVVLVNKMDDPTVSWDQTRYNECKDKILPYLKKLGFNPAKDLTFMPCSGLSGYGLKDQIPESICQWYRGPAFIPFIDELPSLNRKSDGPFIMPIVDKYKDMGTVVMGKVESGMARKGQNLLVMPNRTQVAVDQLFSDDFEVTSVGPGENVKIKLKGIEEEDVSPGFVLCDATNPIKTGKIFDAQVVILEHKSIICAGYSAVMHIHCAAEEVTVKALICLVDKKSGDKSKTRPRFVKQDQVAIMRIECSGMICLEQFKLFPQMGRFTLRDENKTIAIGKVLKVVE encoded by the exons ATCGGCGCAAGCAGAGGGAGAAGCGCCGCCGCCAGCGGACACCCAGCCACCTGGAGCTGGCTCAGGGTCGGGATCAGCCACACCAGCCACAACTCCGGACTCCACCGGCAGCGGGGGATCAACAAATGCCTTGGTAGCGGCCGGAGCAGTAGcgacagcatcagcagcgggACCTGCGGAGGCACAAGCGGGATCCTCGTCGGCCGCCGCCTCCAACTCAGCCTCGCCCGCTCCGGGCTCGCCGGCAACCACGCCTTCGACGGCGGCAGCGGGACCAATCGAGAACCTCAGTGCGACAGACAAAATCGCAAACAATG AAACTGATCCCGCTGATAGTTGGGATGTAGATGACGATACAGTCATAACTCCTGAAGACGAAGAGGCCGAAGATGAGTTTGTTGAGGGCGAGGCTACGCCGAAGGTGTCCAAAAAGAAGATCGTCAAAGTCGAGGAGAACAGAAGCAAGCGGGAGCACGTGAACGTTGTGTTCATTGGTCATGTTG ATGCTGGAAAATCAACAATTGGTGGACAGATCATGTCGCTCACAGGAATGGTGGACAAGCGGACGCTGGAGAAGTACGAGCGGGAAGCACGTGAAAAGTCGCGAGAGAGCTGGTACCTCTCCTGGGCGCTGGACACAAACCAAGAGGAGCGTGACAAGGGGAAGACCGTGGAGGTGGGACGAGCCTTCTTCGAGACGGACCGCAAGCACTTCACAATCCTCGATGCCCCAGGCCACAAGAGCTTTGTGCCCAACATGATTGGCGGAGCGGCACAAGCAGATCTGGCTGTTCTGGTCATATCGGCGAGAAAGGGTGAATTCGAGACGGGATTTGATCGAGGCGGGCAGACCCGAGAGCACGCTATGTTGGCCAAGACAGCGGGCGTTAAGCATCTGGTCGTGCTGGTTAACAAAATGGACGATCCCACAGTCAGTTGGGATCAGACGCGGTACAACGAATGCAAAGACAAGATACTACCATACCTCAAGAAGCTGGGCTTCAATCCAGCCAAGGATCTTACCTTTATGCCTTGCTCCGGCCTCAGCGGCTACGGCCTAAAGGATCAAATTCCAGAGTCCATCTGTCAATGGTACAGAGGGCCCGCGTTCATACCATTCATCGACGAACTGCCCTCACTCAATCGCAAGTCTGACGGGCCCTTCATCATGCCCATTGTCGATAAATACAAGGATATGGGAACAGTCGTGATGGGCAAAGTGGAGTCCGGAATGGCGCGAAAGGGTCAAAATTTGCTGGTGATGCCAAACAGG ACACAAGTGGCCGTAGATCAACTGTTCTCCGACGACTTTGAAGTCACATCTGTTGGTCCCGGCGAGAATGTCAAGATCAAGCTGAAA GGCATCGAGGAAGAGGATGTCTCGCCTGGTTTTGTACTCTGCGATGCCACTAATCCCATTAAGACGGGAAAAATCTTTGATGCTCAGGTCGTTATATTAGAACATAAATCAATTATCTGTGCGGGTTACTCGGCCGTCATGCACATACACTGCGCTGCCGAAGAGGTCACAGTAAAG GCCCTCATCTGTTTGGTCGACAAAAAGTCTGGTGACAAATCAAAAACACGTCCACGGTTCGTTAAGCAGGATCAGGTTGCAATTATGCGAATCGAATGCTCCGGAATGATTTGCCTTGAACAGTTTAAGCTCTTCCCACAAATGGGCCGCTTCACGCTAAGAGATGAAA ACAAAACCATTGCCATTGGCAAGGTACTGAAGGTGGTCGAATAA
- the eRF3 gene encoding eukaryotic peptide chain release factor GTP-binding subunit ERF3A isoform X3, with amino-acid sequence MLKTDPADSWDVDDDTVITPEDEEAEDEFVEGEATPKVSKKKIVKVEENRSKREHVNVVFIGHVDAGKSTIGGQIMSLTGMVDKRTLEKYEREAREKSRESWYLSWALDTNQEERDKGKTVEVGRAFFETDRKHFTILDAPGHKSFVPNMIGGAAQADLAVLVISARKGEFETGFDRGGQTREHAMLAKTAGVKHLVVLVNKMDDPTVSWDQTRYNECKDKILPYLKKLGFNPAKDLTFMPCSGLSGYGLKDQIPESICQWYRGPAFIPFIDELPSLNRKSDGPFIMPIVDKYKDMGTVVMGKVESGMARKGQNLLVMPNRTQVAVDQLFSDDFEVTSVGPGENVKIKLKGIEEEDVSPGFVLCDATNPIKTGKIFDAQVVILEHKSIICAGYSAVMHIHCAAEEVTVKALICLVDKKSGDKSKTRPRFVKQDQVAIMRIECSGMICLEQFKLFPQMGRFTLRDENKTIAIGKVLKVVE; translated from the exons ATGTTAA AAACTGATCCCGCTGATAGTTGGGATGTAGATGACGATACAGTCATAACTCCTGAAGACGAAGAGGCCGAAGATGAGTTTGTTGAGGGCGAGGCTACGCCGAAGGTGTCCAAAAAGAAGATCGTCAAAGTCGAGGAGAACAGAAGCAAGCGGGAGCACGTGAACGTTGTGTTCATTGGTCATGTTG ATGCTGGAAAATCAACAATTGGTGGACAGATCATGTCGCTCACAGGAATGGTGGACAAGCGGACGCTGGAGAAGTACGAGCGGGAAGCACGTGAAAAGTCGCGAGAGAGCTGGTACCTCTCCTGGGCGCTGGACACAAACCAAGAGGAGCGTGACAAGGGGAAGACCGTGGAGGTGGGACGAGCCTTCTTCGAGACGGACCGCAAGCACTTCACAATCCTCGATGCCCCAGGCCACAAGAGCTTTGTGCCCAACATGATTGGCGGAGCGGCACAAGCAGATCTGGCTGTTCTGGTCATATCGGCGAGAAAGGGTGAATTCGAGACGGGATTTGATCGAGGCGGGCAGACCCGAGAGCACGCTATGTTGGCCAAGACAGCGGGCGTTAAGCATCTGGTCGTGCTGGTTAACAAAATGGACGATCCCACAGTCAGTTGGGATCAGACGCGGTACAACGAATGCAAAGACAAGATACTACCATACCTCAAGAAGCTGGGCTTCAATCCAGCCAAGGATCTTACCTTTATGCCTTGCTCCGGCCTCAGCGGCTACGGCCTAAAGGATCAAATTCCAGAGTCCATCTGTCAATGGTACAGAGGGCCCGCGTTCATACCATTCATCGACGAACTGCCCTCACTCAATCGCAAGTCTGACGGGCCCTTCATCATGCCCATTGTCGATAAATACAAGGATATGGGAACAGTCGTGATGGGCAAAGTGGAGTCCGGAATGGCGCGAAAGGGTCAAAATTTGCTGGTGATGCCAAACAGG ACACAAGTGGCCGTAGATCAACTGTTCTCCGACGACTTTGAAGTCACATCTGTTGGTCCCGGCGAGAATGTCAAGATCAAGCTGAAA GGCATCGAGGAAGAGGATGTCTCGCCTGGTTTTGTACTCTGCGATGCCACTAATCCCATTAAGACGGGAAAAATCTTTGATGCTCAGGTCGTTATATTAGAACATAAATCAATTATCTGTGCGGGTTACTCGGCCGTCATGCACATACACTGCGCTGCCGAAGAGGTCACAGTAAAG GCCCTCATCTGTTTGGTCGACAAAAAGTCTGGTGACAAATCAAAAACACGTCCACGGTTCGTTAAGCAGGATCAGGTTGCAATTATGCGAATCGAATGCTCCGGAATGATTTGCCTTGAACAGTTTAAGCTCTTCCCACAAATGGGCCGCTTCACGCTAAGAGATGAAA ACAAAACCATTGCCATTGGCAAGGTACTGAAGGTGGTCGAATAA